From Lysobacter auxotrophicus, the proteins below share one genomic window:
- a CDS encoding acetylornithine/succinyldiaminopimelate transaminase encodes MTASSSDLFSLSERYYLPVYRPRRIVLDHGRGARVWDRDGREYVDFGAGIAVNALGHAHPPLVAALTEQAGKLWHTSNVFVSEPPLRLAEELVTASRFAQRVFFCNSGAEANEAAIKLARKWSASQGRAPAQRGILTFRGSFHGRTLAAVTAGAQPKYHEGFEPLPPGFVYSDFNDLAAAEAAMASGNVCAVLVEPVQGEGGVTPATAEFLLGLRALCDRFGALLMLDEIQCGMGRTGHLFACHAYGVTPDVVTLAKALGSGFPIGAMLVGEKAAETMQFGAHGTTFGGNPLAAAVARAALAELSSPQLLANVTRQSLAIRDALAQIDAELGLFSEIRGAGLMLGAQLREAHAGKAGAILDIACDHGLLLLQAGPDVLRFVPALNIDDADIADGLQRLRVALRAFVANAG; translated from the coding sequence ATGACCGCCTCGTCGTCCGACCTGTTCTCGCTGTCCGAACGCTATTACCTGCCGGTCTACCGGCCGCGCCGGATCGTGCTCGACCATGGGCGCGGCGCACGCGTGTGGGATCGCGACGGTCGCGAATACGTCGACTTCGGTGCAGGCATCGCTGTGAACGCGCTCGGCCATGCGCATCCGCCGCTCGTCGCCGCGCTCACCGAACAGGCCGGCAAGCTCTGGCACACCAGCAACGTGTTCGTCAGCGAGCCGCCGCTGCGCCTGGCGGAGGAGCTCGTCACCGCCTCGCGTTTCGCGCAGCGGGTGTTCTTCTGCAATTCCGGCGCCGAAGCCAACGAAGCGGCGATCAAGCTCGCGCGCAAGTGGTCTGCATCCCAGGGGCGCGCGCCGGCGCAGCGGGGCATCCTTACCTTCCGCGGCAGCTTCCACGGGCGCACGCTCGCGGCCGTCACTGCCGGTGCGCAGCCAAAGTACCACGAGGGTTTCGAGCCGCTGCCGCCGGGCTTCGTCTACAGCGATTTCAACGACCTCGCCGCAGCCGAAGCCGCGATGGCCTCCGGCAACGTCTGCGCCGTGCTGGTCGAGCCGGTGCAGGGCGAGGGCGGCGTGACGCCGGCAACGGCGGAGTTCCTGCTGGGCCTGCGCGCGCTGTGCGATCGCTTCGGCGCATTGCTGATGCTCGATGAAATCCAGTGCGGCATGGGACGCACGGGGCATCTGTTCGCGTGCCACGCGTACGGCGTGACGCCCGACGTGGTGACGCTCGCGAAGGCACTGGGCAGCGGTTTCCCGATCGGCGCGATGCTGGTGGGCGAGAAAGCCGCCGAAACCATGCAGTTCGGCGCGCATGGCACGACCTTCGGCGGCAACCCGCTCGCCGCGGCCGTCGCGCGTGCGGCGCTGGCGGAATTGTCGTCGCCGCAACTGCTCGCGAACGTCACGCGCCAGTCGCTCGCCATCCGCGATGCGCTTGCGCAGATCGATGCGGAACTGGGCCTGTTTTCCGAAATCCGCGGCGCCGGCCTGATGCTCGGCGCGCAGCTGCGCGAGGCGCATGCCGGCAAGGCGGGCGCGATCCTCGACATCGCCTGCGATCACGGCCTGCTGCTGCTGCAGGCCGGACCGGACGTGTTGCGCTTCGTGCCGGCGTTGAACATCGACGACGCGGACATCGCCGACGGCCTGCAGCGCCTGCGCGTGGCGCTGCGTGCGTTCGTTGCGAACGCGGGCTGA
- the thiE gene encoding thiamine phosphate synthase, producing the protein MNPPRPPRGLYAITPDDSDTRRLMARVETVLAAGTTWLQYRNKAADASLREAQARELLPLCRRYGVALIVNDDWRLAAAIGADGAHLGEDDGELAAAREALGATAIIGASCYDDLDLARQAAAAGASYIAFGAFFPSPTKPNARRATLDLLRDSAALGVPRVAIGGITPDNARPLVDAGADLLAVISGVFDAADPAAAVRAYLDCFDARPAHSSLTKDTRTP; encoded by the coding sequence ATGAATCCGCCCCGGCCGCCGCGCGGCCTCTACGCCATCACGCCCGACGATTCCGACACGCGCCGCCTGATGGCGCGCGTCGAAACCGTCCTGGCGGCCGGCACGACGTGGCTCCAGTACCGCAACAAGGCCGCCGATGCTTCCCTCCGCGAGGCGCAGGCGCGCGAGCTGCTTCCGCTGTGCCGCCGCTACGGCGTTGCGCTGATCGTCAACGACGACTGGCGCCTCGCGGCGGCGATCGGCGCCGACGGCGCGCATCTGGGAGAGGACGACGGCGAGCTCGCCGCGGCGCGTGAGGCGCTGGGCGCGACCGCGATCATCGGCGCCTCCTGTTACGACGACCTCGACCTCGCGCGACAGGCCGCTGCCGCCGGGGCCAGCTACATCGCGTTCGGCGCGTTCTTTCCCTCGCCGACCAAGCCCAATGCCCGGCGCGCGACGCTCGACCTGCTGCGCGACAGCGCCGCGTTGGGCGTGCCGCGCGTCGCGATCGGCGGCATCACGCCGGACAATGCGCGCCCCCTGGTCGATGCGGGCGCCGACCTGCTCGCCGTGATTTCCGGCGTGTTCGACGCGGCCGATCCGGCCGCCGCGGTGCGCGCCTACCTCGACTGCTTCGATGCGCGCCCCGCGCATTCCTCCCTTACGAAGGACACCCGTACGCCATGA
- a CDS encoding rubredoxin encodes MSETAATTTFRTWMCVVCGFIYDEAQGLPEEGIAPGTRWEDVPDTWTCPDCGVTKDDFEMMPL; translated from the coding sequence ATGTCCGAGACCGCCGCGACCACCACGTTCCGCACCTGGATGTGCGTCGTCTGCGGCTTCATCTATGACGAGGCGCAGGGGCTGCCGGAAGAGGGCATCGCCCCCGGAACCCGCTGGGAGGACGTGCCGGACACCTGGACGTGCCCGGATTGCGGCGTCACCAAGGACGATTTCGAGATGATGCCGCTCTGA
- a CDS encoding DUF192 domain-containing protein, translated as MTAFRLLFVCCGLALSGCATGADAWVELGGKRYAVEVADDEAERERGLMFRDELAADRGMLFIHDREEPIAYWMKNTKIPLDILYFDSGRKLVSQQRDVPPCSLGDRCPPYPSNAPARYVLELNAGQAARLKLQDGAELTFSPGLTKP; from the coding sequence ATGACCGCCTTCCGTCTGTTGTTCGTCTGTTGTGGCCTCGCGCTGTCGGGCTGCGCCACCGGCGCCGACGCGTGGGTGGAGCTCGGCGGCAAGCGTTATGCGGTGGAAGTGGCCGACGACGAGGCCGAACGCGAGCGGGGCCTGATGTTCCGCGACGAACTGGCGGCCGATCGCGGGATGCTCTTCATCCACGACCGGGAGGAGCCGATCGCCTACTGGATGAAGAACACGAAGATCCCGCTGGACATCCTCTACTTCGATTCAGGCCGGAAGCTGGTGTCGCAGCAGCGCGACGTGCCGCCCTGCTCGCTCGGCGACCGCTGCCCGCCGTATCCCAGCAATGCGCCGGCCCGTTACGTGCTCGAACTGAACGCCGGCCAGGCGGCGCGGCTGAAACTGCAGGACGGGGCCGAACTGACCTTCAGCCCGGGCCTGACGAAACCCTGA
- the hemL gene encoding glutamate-1-semialdehyde 2,1-aminomutase — protein MNQERSHALFSRARELIPGGVNSPVRAFKSVGGEPFFAQRAEGAYLIDVDGNRYVDYVGSWGPMIAGHAHPQVLAAVTDTMVNGLSFGVPNPLEVTMAERIAQIVPSCEMVRMVNSGTEATLSAIRVARGATGRSRIVKFEGCYHGHGDSFLVKAGSGVMTLGLPNSPGVPSALADLTSTIAYNDFDAATKLFDEVGSEIAGLIIEPIVGNANCILPRDGYLQHLRELCTKHGALLIFDEVMTGFRVALGGAQARYGITPDLSTFGKIIGGGMPVGAYGGRRDLMEQVAPSGPIYQAGTLSGNPVAMAAGLATLDLIQVPGFHTELERRTHVLCDGLEAAARDAGIAFTTTRAPGMFGLYFREGPVETFEDAKASDTARFNRFFHAMLGRGVYLAPSAFEAGFLSSAHGEAEIAHTVEAARASFAEIA, from the coding sequence ATGAACCAAGAACGCTCGCACGCCCTGTTTTCCCGCGCCCGCGAACTCATCCCCGGCGGCGTGAATTCGCCGGTGCGCGCATTCAAGTCGGTCGGCGGCGAACCGTTCTTCGCGCAGCGCGCGGAAGGCGCCTACCTCATCGACGTGGACGGCAACCGTTACGTCGACTACGTCGGCTCGTGGGGCCCGATGATCGCCGGCCACGCGCACCCGCAGGTGCTCGCTGCGGTAACCGACACCATGGTCAATGGCCTCAGCTTCGGCGTGCCCAATCCGCTGGAAGTGACGATGGCCGAGCGCATCGCGCAGATCGTGCCGAGCTGCGAAATGGTGCGCATGGTGAACTCCGGCACCGAAGCCACGCTGTCGGCGATTCGCGTCGCACGCGGCGCCACCGGCCGCAGCCGCATCGTCAAGTTCGAAGGCTGCTACCACGGCCACGGCGACAGCTTCCTGGTGAAGGCCGGCAGCGGCGTGATGACGCTCGGCCTGCCCAATTCGCCCGGCGTCCCCAGCGCACTGGCCGACCTGACCTCGACGATTGCGTACAACGATTTCGACGCGGCCACCAAACTGTTCGATGAAGTCGGCAGCGAGATCGCCGGCCTCATCATCGAGCCGATCGTCGGCAACGCGAACTGCATCCTGCCGCGCGACGGCTACCTGCAGCACCTGCGGGAGCTGTGCACGAAGCACGGCGCGCTGCTGATCTTCGACGAAGTGATGACCGGTTTCCGCGTCGCGCTCGGCGGCGCGCAGGCGCGCTACGGCATCACGCCGGACCTGTCGACCTTCGGCAAGATCATCGGCGGCGGCATGCCGGTGGGCGCGTACGGCGGCCGTCGCGACCTCATGGAACAGGTCGCGCCGAGCGGCCCGATCTACCAGGCCGGCACGCTCAGCGGCAATCCGGTCGCGATGGCCGCGGGCCTGGCGACGCTGGACCTGATCCAGGTGCCTGGCTTCCACACCGAGCTGGAGCGTCGCACGCACGTGCTGTGCGACGGCCTTGAAGCGGCGGCGCGCGATGCGGGCATCGCGTTCACCACCACGCGGGCACCGGGCATGTTCGGCCTGTATTTCCGCGAGGGTCCGGTGGAAACGTTCGAAGACGCGAAGGCGTCCGACACCGCGCGCTTCAACCGCTTCTTCCACGCCATGCTGGGTCGCGGCGTCTACCTTGCGCCGTCGGCGTTCGAGGCGGGTTTCCTGTCGAGCGCGCATGGTGAGGCCGAAATCGCGCACACCGTCGAAGCGGCACGCGCCTCGTTCGCGGAAATCGCCTGA